Below is a genomic region from Rhododendron vialii isolate Sample 1 chromosome 5a, ASM3025357v1.
TAGCTGATACTGAAACTTGTTCTATTGATGCATGGTTTGGAATTTTGGTTAAAGGAAATAAGAACCACTGTTTTTACGTGGTACAATTTTAAGAGGAAAGTTGCCAAGTGTATTATCGTTAATGCAAGAGAAATGTTACTTCTATCACATGCTGTCATAGTCTCTAAATTCGTCAAGCAGAAAAGCATTATAATAGGTATTTATTTTCTCGCGTGATTTGTTGTTAtcgcaaaaaaattaattatcgtTAACCTGTTAGTATGTTCGCAGAAATGTTAGATTGTGTGAAATGTTACTGTattgatagattggacaaataggttcccggggttggttgcgatgtgtggatttaacatattagacGTGAAAGTAGGTTTAATGGAAAATGGTTAATGTGAGAGGATGTGCTTTTGGATTCCGGGCAATCATGGTTTGGAACCCGTGGTGATGTATTGTTGAtgaatgattggtggtgatctgttgaaagtatggatttacgaaccctgggtacgatgtggtggtggtcggctctcggatgttgggacgggacataagggtggcattgtgcttgcgtcacaacccgggctagacggcgcttgagcgttgccggtgaagttcaACCCaggctagacggcgcttgagcgttgccggtgaagttttatccgaacttatggttgcggatgggatacctgggtatataacttaggtatctttcatccggatctgaaaaatgggagtcggaccacaccagtgtttgtgccagaggttatgggtaggaacggatctgtggataagatccgagatttcacttaggttgaagaatagtaataaaatgattaattgttctctctttatgttatgtcaatgcacttcaattatattttcttgctgcttttaagttatgggttcgggtgggttttggctactgagtatcattgctcacggtactatgttgccctggtaactcgaatgcCAGGTAGCGAAGACGGagcagaagtgtcgtacgattcgatcgagCTCAATCCTATTgagaaagaagctgaaaaccttggtttctgtgcgcatagtcgctctgattaatttaagtcgactttattttggaagcttctaagtttatttggaaaatgtaatatgttgatttattcaaaacgaTTGTAATATAATGACATACTAGTGACgtagtaaatttataaatttcttttgtgaaaataatcttttaaatattttattaatgtctccgaatttttggggcgttacaagttTATGTGCACATATGTTAACCAATATGTCATATATGGAAGTCGTAAAGCTTCCGTTAATGAGTATTCACTCCAAAGAATTTTCGCCTGAAATTATGTTTCAAATATTAAGCCTAGTTTCTCAAATCTGCTAAAATACGTTTTTGCCGTTTTATTTTGTGAAGAGAAAAATGTACTTTAATATAAGgttgttgattttgtcactccattttttttaaggtcactctcttgcaagtgtattttttgtgcaaaaatacacttgtaagAGAgtacgttaacaaaaaagggagtgacaaatcattttcctaatataataaagaaaaatgtaCTTTTTAGTATACTTGATAAACTATCCGTAATAAGaccaattttttccttcatagACCGAATTTCATGTATCCTataacttttgtttttaataagCTTGAATACGAACAAATGTTTAGTTTCGTAGCTTTCAAACACCATAAAACTTATTGAGACAAGTAGCAGGTTTCTAAGGTTAATTTGAATACCCTAACCACTCTGGGTCTAACTCCTCTGTCCCAAAAAAACCTTTTGCTTCTGTGCCGAGAGATTTTTTGGCCGTTGTATTGtgtgattttgttttaatttcttaAATGTTGCATTGTGTGATTTTGTTTTAATCTTTTAAATTCAACTGCCGAAAAATTTCTTAGCATATAGAAGGGAAGATCTTGCCTCAACCACCCTCTACCCATAACAACGAACAATGCAGTTTTACCCCCACCAATAATTATTAGTTAGGTGAAAGAATAGGGAAAAGGACAACTTGCAGtgctaaccaaaaaaaaaataaaaattacgtatttcttttttgatctgTTGAAGTGATTATGATTCTATGAAACGCTGGGATGCACAAAGCAGATTCTTTGTTGACCTGTTTGAAGTTATTAATCCTGCTCGAAGTCATCAAACAAAGAGCTCATAGGTCTCGAATCTCTGCACAAATCCCTCAATTATGGGAATAATTCTGTCCGATTTTCAcccatttctttcatttttttaaatgctATATTGagtcgtcgtcttcttcttcttcttcttcaggtaCGCCTCACTCCTTCAACCACTCAGTACAGCATTAAAAGAACCCTGGAGATGTCTCAGCCTAATTCTACCCAAAACCCAGGtactaaaaaatttcttttcattaaAAATACATATGCAGCATCAGATTATGTCTGTTGTGTTATGAAGGGAGACTCTAAGGTACCACCCCTTGTCTGGGGATACCGTATCTCTATTAACTTTCACGATAAGAAGGCATAACGTAAGACCACGAAATGGCGTAACAAGATAATACTAAAAAAATGGTATATCATTAACCACAAATGAAGGCGTAACCTTTTTGCCAATATCATGCATAACATTCACCACAAAATGGTATCACGTTTTCAGAATCACTTTATTTACGGTATTCCCAACGTAGCATTaactacaaaatggtataacATTCACCATATAAAGGCATAAAATTTTATGGTTTGGTCAAAACCCAGGTACTAAATAGTTTGAATAAACTAGGAATATGGGTGTATACATGATAGTGTCTCTTATTTTCTCAGGTATGGTTCAGATCATTGTAAGGTGAATGGATAGAGGCTACCAATTGACTGATACATTGGTTGGTTGTGGGCACTTGGTGTTAAATTAATGGCGTTTTTAATCTTTACCTCCCAAATTGAAAGGGTATTTGGTAGATAGATTCATCAACTAGAGAGTGAAAAATCATTAACTAGAGAGTGAAGAAGATGGTCAATGCTGTCTGCTTAAACTTGGGTTGGGGTGTTTACCATATCTTTCTTGCAACAAAGGCATTTCTACATCTTCAGTCCTCTCAACCAGACCACCTTACCAAGATGGCAGCTGGAGAGTCTGCTTGTACAACCACACCAATTGGTTCGGTTCTTATTTAGGTAAATTTGCAGGCAAACCTGACATAGCTTCAGAAGAAAAATGCACACCTCTTAGATAGCCTAACTGGTCCTGATCTGCTGCCCAAAAAATGGTTATGTCATGATCCTGCACGCACATCAAATCCTCTCAGAAAGCCGTCCTTCACCATGATAGTGATAGTATCCATTGGAATGTTTACTGCAAACTATTTCTTAAGATGTCAAAGTTTGGTTTCCTGCGTACATGATTGCTTCCACGTAGCGCACTTTGAATGTTTATACAGTTACTTTCCGAAAATAATAAAAGGTCAATCTGTTTAGAAAGAGTCAAGAGCTGGTGTTCTATATTTTGTACTTTACATGAAAAGAGAAACGTTGGTATTATGATCGCACATTCACATTCCATTATCACTAAAGTCTGGATGAATTGCGATGTTTCAGTTATGCAGCAACAGAAAATCATTATACCAAACACCAATGGAGAAAAGCTTGTTGGTATACTACATGAAACTGGATCTGTGGAGATTGTGATCGTGTGCCATGGTTTCCGATCCACAAAGGTCAGTAATCGTTTAGGATGGCCTACAGCGGTGAATTGGTGATCCTGCAGTATAGCATCGTGAAACATCAGTCATTGGCGTCTTCTATGACTACTGTCATGGATAAAATTCTGATTGTTAGCaaataagaaaatagaataTTGGACACGGATATTTTGCTCATTGCATATTTCAGGCAACTtcgaaataaataaatacaagtcCTGTTGTTTTTGCTTATGATGTTTCCGGTTGATTGTGGGAACAATCTTACAGCTCATGTTTCTTTCTCCAGGAAGACAACACTATGGTGAACCTTGCTGTTGCTTTAGAGACAGAAGGAATCACTGCCTTCCGCTTCGATTTTTCTGGAAATGGGTAAGCTTGTCACAAGATAAGGGGCAAAAACTGACTCTTTAAGGTTAATTTGCTTCTATTTTCGTTATAGTGCACCTTACATTATAGTTGTTTTTGTTGCAGAAGTGGTGAGCATAGACTCATGTAGCAGTCTAGACATACGTTTTACTTAGCTTGAAATGGGCATTTCCTTTGGCTGACATTtggtttttttcttgtttttatgtTGTAAACACATTAAGTGTTAAATAAGTGTCACGTGCTCCTTAACATTGGGTTCCTTGCAGTATGAAGTTTTAACTTGCTTCTTTTCACTCTCTCAACTTTTTGCACGGATGTTGATTCTAGTTTGCACTACATTCCCTTTGTAATAGTTTAGATCACTAGTTGCAtggtttgggatttttttttgccatttctGTTCCTTCCAGTTGGTTGTTCTACATACTTCTAGGAATGAGAGCTCCTTCCCGCTGATATCTCTCTTGTTAGTTGATGTTGCTGCAAAAGCtcaggaaatgggcccaaaagACATGTATGAAGCTATCTCACCAGTCCTCACATATGACACAATCTTGCCCATGAGGCCTTCTAATCCGCAAACTGAACTAAAAGGACTGAACAAACCCTTACAAACTAAGGTACTTACCGGCTGGTTATGATAAGTGCGTAGTGATTACCTCaatgttaaaagaaaacacatacGACAAAGTTGAACATACGATCTCTTCTTCAAATAGAAATAATGTTCTGAGAATAGCAATATCTCTCTTCTTGCTGCTTTGGAGTGGGGTGAGTTTAAAGTAATCGAACTACGCTTGTGGTGTATAACCTAGTTTTTATATTCTAGCTTAAACTCTTGGGTGATTGGTCTGAATGTCGTTCTTGCTTGTCAGTTTGATGTATACTTCCCATGGTGACTTAATTAACTATCTATGAGTTATTAACTCTCAGGGAAAGTGAAGGTTACTTTCACTTCGGTAACTACCGGAGCGAAGCTGAGGACTTATGTGCTGTAATCCAACACTTTAGTGGTGCAAGTCGTATAACGAGTGCAATTGTTGGCCATAGTAAAGGTATGCCTTTTGTATTAAGCCTTCAATGCTACCAATTCCTCATCACTATGCACTTGGGGGTATAAGTACATTCCAGTTTTGCAGTTCAATTTCCCAGTGCATTGGGAGACATGGTTCATATATGTAGTTTTGTGACTCCTTTCAGAAATTaagcaaaaacaattttgggATATTTCAGAAATTTCTCTGAGGTCTGCAGATTGCAAATATAACCTTAATTATGATGCCCAATGGATTTGGCAGGGGATTTTTAGATAGTCATTCTGGTTCTTGGATATCAGATTTGCCCAAACAAAATATCAATTAATTCCTATGTACTTTATTGTTTAGTTACTGGCTCATTCTTTAAACCCCAAGCCTATCAACCAGTTTTCGTATTCCTTTTCTACTTTCGAAAATGAATAACCTGCTATTTAACAATGTTATTCCTCCGAATCCCAACTGTTGGCACCTATAAAACCTGGCAAATTCGGAGAGTTTCCACGTTTGTGTTTTTacttcatattttttgttttttctggaTGGTTTCTATCTACATGTCCTAACACGTTGCTTCTGCTCTTTTTAGCCATTTAACCTTCAAACTTTCCATAACATAAGATTCTCTACCGCAGTGTTATTGTCTTTGATTTCTgcacttttcctttttctcccttcTTCCCGAGACAGGACAAGCCTACTGTTTGCAAATCACAGATCTCAGGACTTATCGCATCCCAGTAAATTTATCACGTTTACAAATTAAATTgtagcacaaaaaaaaacagtagcTTGGTTTTCTGCCTCAGACAGACTATCATTAATGTAAGGCCAGTCTGATTTAAGACCCTCAACGAGATAGTATTTGTTGAATCTGTATAATTGCCATCTAAAACTGACAACACAATGGGGCATACACGAACAACTGCACAGTTTGAGTCAGCACCGAGTTGTATATTAACCACATTTTTACCTCGAGAATTTTTAGTCATGAGAGAGTTATAATAATATTTCATCTATCATACAAGTGTAATTCTTATGATCTGGATGGAGTCTTATATCCAAATGCAGTCTTAGTTTCACGGGCGATTCTGTAATCTCTCTCCACAAAAATGTAATTGTTCATGACTAGATTATCACCGCAACAGCCAATTTTTGTCTATGGAGTATTTTCCTCAACAAACTGCTCTATCACTGGAGTATTGAATGCTATTACTGCAGGAGGAGATGTGGTGCTCTTGTATGCGTCAAAGTATCATGATATCCCCACAGTTGTTAATGTTTCCGGTCGTCATAATTTGGAGAGAGGAATTGAAGAACGCGTGGGTAAAGACTTCTTTGATATAATCAAGAAGGATGGATACTTTGATGTTAAAAATAGAAAAGGTAGTGA
It encodes:
- the LOC131325424 gene encoding uncharacterized protein LOC131325424 isoform X2, whose product is MQQQKIIIPNTNGEKLVGILHETGSVEIVIVCHGFRSTKEDNTMVNLAVALETEGITAFRFDFSGNGESEGYFHFGNYRSEAEDLCAVIQHFSGASRITSAIVGHSKGGDVVLLYASKYHDIPTVVNVSGRHNLERGIEERVGKDFFDIIKKDGYFDVKNRKGEVSFRVTEESLMDRLNTNMHEACLQIDKNCRVLTVHGSADEVIPVKDASEFAKIIPNHKLHIVEGANHNYTLHQTELASVVLAFIKEGLHKGA
- the LOC131325424 gene encoding uncharacterized protein LOC131325424 isoform X1, with translation MSQPNSTQNPVMQQQKIIIPNTNGEKLVGILHETGSVEIVIVCHGFRSTKEDNTMVNLAVALETEGITAFRFDFSGNGESEGYFHFGNYRSEAEDLCAVIQHFSGASRITSAIVGHSKGGDVVLLYASKYHDIPTVVNVSGRHNLERGIEERVGKDFFDIIKKDGYFDVKNRKGEVSFRVTEESLMDRLNTNMHEACLQIDKNCRVLTVHGSADEVIPVKDASEFAKIIPNHKLHIVEGANHNYTLHQTELASVVLAFIKEGLHKGA